In Blastopirellula sediminis, the following proteins share a genomic window:
- a CDS encoding vitamin B12-dependent ribonucleotide reductase yields MIRQSQSPSQPPEPSIPSPLKVSPSFCPSDVATPYDAFAWSRRDAVIQSSDGEPIFEQSGVEFPEHWSQTAVNIVASKYFFGEQRTAARENSLRQLVDRVVRTITDWGVADGYLSPEGGEIFYRDLAWLCLDQAAAFNSPVWFNVGLHDAYGVTSDRSVWRWNPSAGKATCDADAYVYPQASACFIQGVQDDMQSIMSLAASEALLFKYGSGSGTDLSTLRSRREVLSGGGKPSGPLSFMRVYDQVAGVVKSGGKTRRAAKMQSLKVEHPDILDFIQCKAKEEAKAQILIEHGGYDADFNGEAYNSVLFQNANLSVRVSDPFMEAVEQNLPWKTHWITKPEIEGPTYSARELLKQMAESAWQCGDPGVQYDTTINRWHTCPQSGRINASNPCSEYMFLDDSACNLASLNLIRFRAADGTFDAPRFAAACRLLLLAQEILVDRAGYPTATIAENSHRFRPLGLGYTNLGSLLMASGLPYDSDEARGTCAAITAILHGAALRTSSEIAAAHGPFAGFADNRDAMLAVVDDHAAALDKVQHAPPALLQYAKALWSEVKTAGERDGYRNAQATVLAPTGTISFFMDCDTTGIEPELALVKTKRLAGGGTLLLVNRTVKQGLKALGYEPNQVDAITEHLRTTGSMESAPHLRESDLPAFDCAFPAKPGGRSIPWRAHMEMMAAAQPFLSGAISKTVNLPEAATPQDIADAYLWGWRLGLKSLSIYRDNSKRSQPLSSGPADAFAPHRQEPSREHLPDTRRSITHKFNVAGHEGYLTVGLYPDGRPGELFITMAKEGSTIGGLIDCFGIACSIALQYGVPLDVLSRKFSHVRFEPMGVTSSRETPIAASVVDYIFQWLAKRFTNGYGNDFVKTKLEDASGVEVDASQTKHDLQQWSDAGMNVGQHGQGKADRSEIAPARELPAFHPRARNADADPVDGTNTAPQIDQDSAKTMGGEPWLVSRTEVASRTTFGRPSAESPSDAPICDRCGSLTVPSGTCYVCRNCGNSLGCS; encoded by the coding sequence ATGATCCGCCAGTCTCAATCCCCATCTCAACCGCCGGAACCGTCGATTCCTTCGCCGCTCAAAGTCTCTCCGTCCTTCTGCCCCAGCGATGTTGCGACCCCGTACGACGCGTTTGCGTGGAGTCGCCGCGACGCGGTCATTCAGTCGTCAGACGGCGAGCCGATCTTTGAGCAGTCAGGCGTCGAGTTTCCCGAGCACTGGAGCCAGACGGCCGTTAACATTGTCGCCAGTAAATACTTCTTTGGCGAGCAAAGAACGGCCGCGCGGGAAAATAGTCTGCGCCAATTGGTCGATCGAGTCGTCCGCACCATCACCGACTGGGGCGTCGCCGACGGCTATTTGAGTCCTGAGGGGGGCGAGATTTTCTATCGCGATCTGGCGTGGCTTTGCCTCGACCAGGCGGCGGCGTTCAACTCGCCAGTTTGGTTCAACGTCGGTCTGCACGACGCCTATGGCGTCACCAGCGATCGCTCGGTCTGGCGGTGGAATCCGTCCGCAGGAAAAGCGACCTGCGATGCTGACGCCTATGTCTATCCGCAAGCGTCGGCCTGTTTCATCCAAGGGGTGCAGGACGACATGCAGTCGATCATGTCGCTGGCCGCCTCCGAGGCACTGCTGTTCAAATATGGCAGCGGTTCGGGAACCGACCTGTCAACGCTTCGGTCGCGACGTGAGGTCCTCTCCGGCGGCGGCAAGCCGTCGGGGCCGCTGTCGTTCATGCGGGTCTACGACCAAGTCGCCGGCGTCGTCAAATCAGGCGGCAAGACGCGCCGCGCCGCGAAGATGCAATCGCTGAAAGTCGAACATCCCGACATCCTCGACTTCATCCAGTGCAAAGCGAAGGAAGAGGCGAAGGCCCAAATCCTGATCGAGCACGGGGGCTACGACGCCGACTTTAACGGCGAAGCGTACAACTCGGTCCTATTCCAGAACGCCAATCTTTCGGTCCGGGTCAGCGATCCGTTCATGGAAGCGGTTGAGCAGAATCTGCCCTGGAAGACCCACTGGATCACGAAGCCGGAAATCGAAGGCCCAACCTATTCGGCTCGCGAACTGCTGAAGCAGATGGCCGAGTCGGCCTGGCAATGCGGCGACCCTGGCGTCCAGTACGACACGACGATCAACCGTTGGCACACTTGTCCGCAGTCAGGCCGAATCAACGCGAGCAATCCCTGCTCCGAGTACATGTTCCTCGACGACTCGGCCTGCAATCTGGCGAGCCTGAACCTAATCCGATTTCGGGCCGCGGACGGGACATTCGACGCGCCACGATTCGCTGCCGCTTGTCGGCTGCTGCTACTCGCCCAGGAGATCCTGGTCGACCGTGCTGGTTACCCAACGGCGACCATCGCCGAGAATAGCCATCGCTTCCGCCCGCTCGGTTTGGGCTACACGAATCTTGGTTCGTTGCTGATGGCCAGCGGCTTGCCCTATGACAGCGACGAAGCTCGCGGGACGTGCGCGGCGATCACAGCGATCCTGCATGGCGCAGCGCTGCGCACCAGCAGCGAGATCGCCGCGGCGCATGGCCCATTCGCCGGCTTTGCCGACAACCGCGACGCCATGTTGGCGGTGGTCGACGACCACGCGGCGGCTCTCGACAAGGTACAACATGCGCCCCCTGCCCTGCTGCAATACGCCAAGGCGCTCTGGAGCGAAGTGAAAACCGCGGGAGAGCGCGACGGCTACCGTAACGCTCAGGCGACGGTCCTGGCGCCAACTGGGACGATCAGCTTTTTCATGGACTGCGACACGACCGGAATTGAGCCGGAACTGGCCCTGGTCAAAACGAAGCGACTCGCTGGCGGCGGAACGTTACTGTTGGTCAACCGAACGGTGAAACAAGGGCTGAAGGCGCTCGGATATGAGCCCAATCAGGTCGACGCAATCACCGAACACCTTCGCACAACCGGTTCGATGGAAAGCGCTCCTCACTTGCGCGAGAGCGACTTGCCGGCCTTCGATTGCGCGTTTCCGGCGAAGCCTGGCGGAAGGTCAATTCCGTGGCGCGCTCACATGGAAATGATGGCCGCCGCGCAGCCGTTTTTGTCAGGCGCCATTTCCAAAACGGTCAATTTGCCCGAGGCTGCAACGCCGCAAGACATCGCCGACGCCTACCTATGGGGCTGGCGGCTGGGACTGAAATCACTGTCGATTTACCGCGACAATTCGAAGCGCAGCCAGCCTCTTTCCAGCGGCCCAGCCGATGCGTTTGCGCCCCATCGTCAAGAGCCAAGTCGTGAGCATTTGCCCGACACGCGGCGCTCGATCACGCACAAGTTCAACGTCGCCGGACATGAAGGTTATTTGACCGTCGGACTCTATCCGGACGGTCGTCCCGGCGAGTTGTTTATCACGATGGCGAAAGAAGGAAGTACGATCGGCGGTTTGATCGATTGCTTTGGAATCGCCTGTTCGATCGCGCTGCAATACGGCGTTCCGCTCGATGTACTTTCGCGCAAATTCTCGCACGTTCGGTTCGAACCGATGGGCGTCACGTCAAGTAGAGAAACGCCAATTGCGGCAAGCGTTGTAGATTACATTTTCCAATGGCTAGCCAAACGATTTACGAACGGGTATGGTAACGACTTCGTAAAAACGAAGCTTGAAGACGCATCCGGAGTTGAAGTGGATGCGTCGCAAACGAAGCATGATTTGCAGCAGTGGTCCGACGCCGGGATGAACGTCGGTCAACATGGTCAGGGAAAGGCCGATAGGAGCGAAATCGCGCCGGCTAGGGAGTTGCCGGCGTTTCACCCGAGGGCAAGGAACGCGGATGCCGACCCAGTGGATGGGACGAACACGGCGCCGCAAATTGACCAGGATTCAGCCAAAACAATGGGGGGCGAACCGTGGCTCGTCAGTCGAACGGAAGTCGCATCGCGAACGACGTTCGGAAGACCCAGCGCGGAGTCGCCTTCAGACGCTCCTATTTGTGATCGTTGCGGCAGTTTGACCGTTCCTTCGGGAACATGTTACGTCTGCCGTAACTGCGGGAATAGCTTGGGATGCTCGTAA
- a CDS encoding FIST signal transduction protein, whose translation MSASKPKFAAALSTHELTEDAIAEVVRTALDQLSAPVDLAFVFVSPQHVDHLETIATQLCGLLGTENLFGSTGEAIVGVGREIEHAPAISLWLAHLPGVEITPMHLEFQRTPDGGSFIGWSGKLPLQWPEESSLILLGEPFSFPADALLARMNEDQPGVPIIGGMASGGHAPGENLLIHGREVKKTGATAIYLHGAIRVRTVVSQGCRPIGQPMVITKSERNEIHLLGGRPPLEIIREIFAKLPTSDQQLVNRGLHIGQVVDEYREKFEPGDFIIRNVIGVNQETGGISVGDYVRPGQTIQFHVRDEHSADADLKQLLAKEAGGKPLGALVFTCNGRGSRLFSTPDHDAACIEAACGDIPSAGIFAMGELGPIGGQNFMHGFTASLALFEEAPDA comes from the coding sequence ATGTCCGCTTCCAAACCAAAATTCGCCGCAGCCCTCTCCACGCACGAACTGACCGAAGACGCGATCGCAGAAGTGGTCCGTACGGCGCTCGATCAGCTCTCGGCCCCAGTCGATCTGGCCTTCGTCTTCGTCTCGCCGCAGCATGTCGATCATCTCGAAACGATCGCCACGCAGCTCTGCGGGCTACTCGGCACCGAAAACCTCTTCGGTAGCACCGGCGAAGCGATCGTCGGCGTCGGCCGCGAGATCGAGCATGCCCCGGCGATTTCGCTCTGGCTGGCGCATTTGCCCGGCGTCGAGATTACGCCGATGCACTTGGAGTTTCAGCGTACGCCGGATGGCGGCTCGTTCATCGGTTGGAGCGGGAAACTGCCGCTCCAGTGGCCCGAAGAATCGTCGCTGATTCTGCTTGGTGAACCGTTCAGCTTTCCGGCCGACGCACTACTGGCTCGCATGAACGAAGATCAGCCGGGCGTGCCGATCATCGGCGGGATGGCGAGCGGCGGACATGCTCCCGGCGAAAACCTGCTGATTCATGGCCGCGAAGTGAAGAAGACCGGCGCCACCGCGATTTATCTGCATGGCGCCATCCGTGTGCGGACCGTCGTTTCGCAAGGTTGTCGCCCGATCGGTCAGCCGATGGTGATCACCAAGAGCGAACGGAACGAGATTCATTTGCTTGGCGGACGTCCGCCGCTGGAGATCATCCGCGAGATCTTCGCCAAGCTGCCGACCAGCGACCAGCAACTGGTCAATCGCGGGCTCCACATTGGCCAGGTAGTCGACGAGTATCGCGAAAAGTTCGAGCCGGGCGATTTCATCATTCGCAACGTGATCGGCGTCAACCAAGAGACCGGCGGCATCTCGGTCGGCGACTATGTTCGGCCTGGCCAAACGATTCAATTCCACGTCCGAGACGAACATTCGGCCGACGCCGACCTAAAGCAACTGCTCGCGAAAGAGGCGGGCGGCAAGCCGCTTGGCGCATTAGTCTTTACCTGCAACGGCCGCGGCTCGCGTCTATTCTCGACTCCGGACCACGACGCCGCGTGCATTGAAGCGGCCTGCGGCGATATCCCGTCAGCCGGAATCTTCGCCATGGGCGAACTCGGCCCGATCGGCGGGCAGAATTTTATGCATGGGTTTACGGCGAGCTTGGCGCTGTTTGAGGAAGCTCCTGACGCCTAA
- a CDS encoding thiazole synthase: MNAIATQQFDQPLKIGTHVLKSRLIVGTGKYETFEVMQQALELSGSDCLTVAVRRERLYDPHGRNILDYIDLDRYTLLPNTAGCYNARDAVRTARLGREILEGLENPGADWVKLECLADTKTLLPHPVETLIACEELVKDGFQVLCYTTDDPVIARRLKDLGAAAVMPAGSPIGSGQGILNPNNIRICLEYLKDGDPDYPVIVDAGVGAASDVAVAMELGVDGVLLNTAIAHAEDPLRMAVAMKCGIEAGRMSFLAGRIPKRLYASASSPEEGVIGQKPAPRWEAAHD; the protein is encoded by the coding sequence ATGAACGCAATCGCTACGCAGCAGTTCGATCAGCCGCTGAAGATTGGCACGCACGTCTTGAAGTCGCGGCTGATCGTCGGGACCGGCAAGTACGAAACGTTCGAGGTGATGCAGCAGGCGCTGGAACTCTCCGGCTCCGACTGTTTGACCGTCGCCGTTCGCCGCGAACGTCTTTACGATCCGCACGGCCGCAACATCCTCGACTACATCGACCTCGATCGTTACACGCTGCTGCCGAACACGGCCGGTTGTTACAACGCTCGCGATGCGGTCCGCACCGCACGGTTGGGACGCGAGATCTTGGAGGGACTCGAGAACCCCGGCGCTGACTGGGTGAAGCTCGAATGCCTGGCCGATACCAAGACGCTGCTTCCCCATCCGGTCGAAACGCTGATCGCGTGCGAAGAGCTGGTCAAAGATGGCTTTCAGGTTCTCTGCTATACGACCGACGATCCGGTGATCGCGCGGCGTTTGAAAGACCTGGGCGCCGCGGCGGTGATGCCGGCCGGTAGTCCGATCGGATCAGGGCAGGGGATCCTCAACCCGAACAACATCCGCATCTGTCTCGAATACCTCAAGGATGGCGATCCCGACTATCCGGTGATCGTCGACGCCGGCGTTGGCGCCGCGAGCGATGTCGCGGTGGCGATGGAACTGGGAGTCGATGGCGTACTGCTGAACACTGCGATCGCTCATGCCGAAGATCCGCTTCGCATGGCGGTCGCGATGAAGTGCGGCATCGAAGCGGGACGAATGTCCTTCCTGGCGGGACGCATTCCGAAACGGCTCTACGCTTCGGCCAGCAGTCCCGAAGAAGGAGTCATTGGCCAAAAACCAGCGCCGCGCTGGGAAGCCGCTCACGACTGA
- the thiS gene encoding sulfur carrier protein ThiS: protein MKIRVNAADHEAPTGATVADLIAQLGMNPKFVAVELNQQLAPRKRHAEIRLAEGDEVEIVTLVGGG from the coding sequence ATGAAGATTCGCGTTAACGCCGCCGACCATGAAGCGCCCACGGGCGCTACCGTGGCCGACCTGATCGCCCAGCTGGGGATGAACCCCAAGTTTGTCGCGGTCGAATTGAACCAGCAGCTCGCTCCTCGCAAGCGGCACGCCGAGATCCGGCTCGCCGAAGGGGACGAGGTCGAAATCGTCACGCTGGTCGGAGGGGGCTAA
- the ggt gene encoding gamma-glutamyltransferase: MSRLVALPLSVLMLLNFVLSANGGNDPTRVRTGMVVSQSDIASQVGVEVMQEGGNAVDAAVATALAMAVTHPTAGNIGGGGFLIFRPNDGEPTAFDFREKAPAAAHPEMWLNEKGEYDYQRHHESHKAVGVPGTVAGLHLAWKTHGKLPWKRLVEPAVRLAADGFVVGDGLERSLKEQIDRFEKYPASLAQFTKDGKPYLAGDLLKQPDLARTLERIRDQGPAGFYEGETAELLVKDMEANGGLITLEDMKSYTAQQRTPLRGTYRGYDVIGMCPPSSGGVGVIEMLNILEGYDVRAAGAGSAANLHRMAEAMRRSFADRAQYLGDPDFNPEMPVARLISKEHAAELRKTIDESAASISTPESFEWAYESDETTHFSVVDGDRNAVSMTYTLEYAYGSAITVPGAGFILNNEMGDFNAAPGMTTTGGLIGTKPNLALPKKRMLSSMSPTIVVKDGELFMVTGSPGGRTIINTVLQTILNVVDHEMNAQEAVDAGRIHHQWLPSRIQYENQGFSPDTLAILRGLGHELYPIDKQGSAEVIVVNAKTGQLEGGVDRRRPDGGAAGY, encoded by the coding sequence ATGTCGCGACTTGTTGCGCTGCCGCTCTCTGTATTGATGCTGCTGAACTTCGTCTTAAGTGCGAACGGGGGGAACGATCCAACGCGCGTCCGGACCGGGATGGTCGTTTCGCAAAGCGACATCGCATCGCAAGTTGGCGTCGAAGTGATGCAGGAGGGAGGAAACGCCGTTGATGCGGCGGTCGCGACCGCACTCGCCATGGCGGTAACTCACCCGACCGCAGGCAATATTGGAGGGGGCGGTTTCCTGATTTTCCGCCCCAATGACGGCGAGCCGACGGCGTTCGACTTTCGCGAAAAAGCGCCCGCCGCCGCTCATCCTGAAATGTGGCTGAACGAAAAAGGGGAATACGACTACCAGCGGCATCATGAAAGCCACAAAGCGGTCGGCGTCCCTGGTACGGTCGCTGGACTTCACCTGGCCTGGAAGACGCATGGCAAGTTGCCCTGGAAACGACTGGTCGAACCGGCCGTTCGCCTGGCCGCCGATGGATTTGTCGTCGGCGATGGGCTAGAGCGTTCGCTGAAAGAGCAGATCGATCGCTTTGAGAAATACCCGGCTTCGCTGGCGCAGTTCACCAAGGATGGCAAGCCGTACCTGGCTGGCGACCTGTTGAAGCAACCTGATCTGGCGCGAACGCTGGAGCGGATTCGTGATCAAGGACCGGCCGGGTTCTACGAAGGGGAAACGGCCGAACTGTTGGTCAAAGATATGGAGGCCAATGGCGGCCTGATCACGCTGGAAGATATGAAGTCGTACACGGCGCAGCAGCGTACGCCGCTGCGTGGTACCTATCGCGGCTATGACGTGATCGGCATGTGCCCGCCAAGCTCTGGCGGCGTCGGCGTGATCGAGATGCTCAATATCCTGGAAGGTTACGATGTGCGGGCCGCCGGCGCCGGATCGGCCGCCAATCTGCACCGCATGGCCGAAGCGATGCGTCGCAGCTTCGCCGATCGTGCCCAATACCTGGGAGATCCTGACTTCAATCCGGAGATGCCGGTCGCGCGACTGATCTCGAAAGAGCATGCCGCCGAGTTACGAAAGACGATTGACGAATCGGCGGCGTCGATCTCGACTCCGGAGAGTTTCGAGTGGGCGTATGAAAGCGATGAGACGACGCACTTTTCGGTCGTCGACGGCGATCGCAATGCGGTGTCGATGACCTACACGCTGGAGTATGCGTATGGTTCGGCGATCACCGTGCCGGGCGCCGGATTCATCTTGAACAACGAGATGGGGGACTTTAACGCAGCGCCAGGTATGACGACCACCGGCGGTTTGATCGGCACCAAGCCGAATCTCGCGTTGCCGAAGAAGCGAATGCTCTCGAGCATGTCGCCGACGATCGTGGTCAAAGATGGCGAACTCTTCATGGTGACCGGCAGCCCCGGCGGTCGCACGATCATCAACACCGTGCTGCAAACGATCCTGAACGTCGTCGATCACGAGATGAACGCCCAGGAAGCGGTCGACGCCGGACGGATCCATCACCAATGGCTGCCGTCGCGGATTCAGTACGAAAACCAAGGCTTCTCGCCCGATACGCTCGCGATCTTACGCGGCTTGGGTCACGAACTCTATCCGATCGACAAGCAAGGCTCGGCCGAAGTGATCGTGGTCAACGCGAAGACCGGACAGCTGGAAGGTGGCGTCGATCGTCGCCGTCCGGACGGCGGAGCGGCTGGATACTAG